The proteins below are encoded in one region of Huiozyma naganishii CBS 8797 chromosome 7, complete genome:
- the KNAG0G01360 gene encoding uncharacterized protein (similar to Saccharomyces cerevisiae YGL194C-A; ancestral locus Anc_8.154): MDPKLRNTLKWITQIQLLVLLFGILIKITDRYLLNSICFWVLRYPDTSGNNILWWQRFSTTERLGWRFIDYVESK; the protein is encoded by the coding sequence ATGGATCCGAAACTTCGTAACACTCTTAAATGGATAACACAGATTCAACTGCTCGTTTTGCTATTCGGCATCTTGATAAAGATCACGGATAGGTATTTGCTGAACAGTATATGCTTCTGGGTGCTCCGATATCCCGATACAAGTGGGAACAACATTCTCTGGTGGCAACGGTTTTCTACCACAGAGAGACTCGGCTGGCGATTCATTGATTATGTTGAATCAAAGTGA
- the GCN1 gene encoding Gcn1p (similar to Saccharomyces cerevisiae GCN1 (YGL195W); ancestral locus Anc_8.155), which yields MLIWEEVNLTLGTRVNASQVTQRVPYLEKLQMLVQSETLEAGQLNFISSILLKTYATYNDTASKKVVMLIFKDILRLEPRLFKIYLQFIIDQVSPHVGVKAVAGYLNLLEWINSFLEFASQDETTLESHVSNFLEAHCFITGGVEAVLDNQESTKKLHKKRNQHNSRIRHSLIQSTRRSLVFTLDRENDTSKTMDTMLNILLDESIKAKFPPAGVVTYIGALVQAALQLLQKKPALYNLLQEKYVEKYCAFIGKEVIIGKAPVSTACLESSLSPFIKEFINEELFKTSFLPNLEKGILRAPENGFNIAAEFYSAVDFGKIDILNIFVSSKLMTQTFSNLKSSKEPVKMAALNSIVALLSNAPPQKLAEPDLEKLVDEVFKNIKANLNAEYKSLASKILIKVPVNSQTVSSKLVTGLSNYILKESNEAALSLLLDAFFTHYFSLPDLIEEINKTIKAGLNEKKVNLKKLWMISFLKHCSQASAELLDVFSESLMEFFSETMNNQNKHDHNSILACSEYIDRVETLAMGELTSKIHGVIENLPAEFYYGDSHVNATLSTILPYNDRIHAAKLLRRAFERNPKLVGLGVVRSLEKKIQVNKSTLTEQNVAFKFSAPIFNAISCPVSDKLAQQEVLVQLLIISQYPFQLKNGWAGLVLNAGMNPSMIIAENSSQIMERILAVTNDNSMNGTPLYECVLKAAAYSSFVNPKAMAPLLVKTIESDLATKDITKYTTTDLEIWKGEEGTMVIDVVDKQTASKLADKNSKDYETLKWEESIKKKQAMKTAKKYTKEQQVLVNEQLKKESTIRSEISAAVSKIKRGIQLINYLSKDALMVDNGIQTWFPTAITKLLELAQIELSSKLVDGAVNDAFLNVSSNVSDRLDSTRLFIGLAILRVHKVANISENYMQESLTELVSRVLFRIKFVANQNALDSISLTYLLPLLINVLHEGMAVALKNASKPVHRTEFVEEDKEEEHLLLAMEIISIHAQAFQDSSIPRVPIIGVLLSLLGLASKAKFAKDCFNALCQSISISPTKDDLAIILSHLLSPNPFVRATVLETLDNEFELEPYMKWSPEVFICRFESDAGNRELADFIWEFSHFTVTEELLKSLLNFFDKDDSGLRLFVARAYAAATFALEKEDSALLKSSIGMLMDFYKGKAKPLEDVIDEFGLVTISASDRKDTWQDRSTAAIALKELSVGLKDDTEDVVDIIKFLIQDGPLGDTSALVRQEMKEAGIEVIALHGAEKSEELIPIFEQSLTSKTSTTIKENVIILYGTLARHLQKDDPRIHTIVDRLLATLDTPSSEVQQAVSACISPLVSQFRDNVESHINDLMSKLLDPNLPTSVKKGAAWGIAGLVKGYGILALSEFDIIRNLIEAAEDKKEPKRRQSVAYLFEYLSLSLEEYFEPYIIEILPNILKNLGDSVPEVRDATAQATKVIMAHTTSYGVTKLIPVAISNLDEIAWRTKRGSVELLGNMAYLDPTQLSASLSTIVPQIVGVLNDSHKEVRKAADESLKRFGEVIRNPEIQQMVPVLIKAIGDPTKYTEDALDALIQTQFVHYIDGPSLALIIHVIHRGMHERSANTKRKACKIVGNMAILVDTKDLLPYLQQLIDEVEIAMVDPVPNTRATAARALGALVERLGEEQFPDLIPRLLDTLSDETKAGDRLGSAQALAEVISGLGLSKLEELLPTILSGVSSYRSYVREGYAPLLLFIPICFGAQFAPYINQIIQPILAGLADVDENIRDTALKAGKLLVKNYASKAIDLLLPELERGMFDENERIRLSSVQLTGELLFQVTGISSRNEFSDEDGEYHGEVSNKIVDILGQDRRDRVLAALFVCRNDSSGIVRASTVDIWKALVPNTPRVIREVLPTLTVMIVTNLASSSSSLRNIAAQTLGDMVRRVGGNALSQLLPTLDESVADATNPDSRQGVCIALYELIESSNTDALEEFFPIIVNIIRQTLIDSSKSVRQAAAASFDAFQTVAGKVAIDEVIPYLLNMLGTSEKSENALLGLQDIMSTKSEVIFPVLIPTLLAPPIDSFRASALGSLAEVAGSALYKRLSVVVNSLVDAIVSSTSEEERESLNNAMDKVFLSVTEEEGLHPLMQQIMALLKNENMEKRIAVLDRLPNFFEKTVLNLDVYVPDFVSNAILFMDDKDPRVVKGNCDALTVLLKKQDKAMLERLVKPAKQSLAMVGTPRSDLAAFTLPRGPNCVLPIFLHGLMYGSNDEREASALAIADVVSKTPSANLKPFVSVITGPLIRVVGERFSSDIKAAILFALNILFMKIPQFLRPFIPQLQRTFVKSLSDSTNETLRLRAAKALGTLIEYQPRVDPLVIELVSGTKQTSDEGVKTAMLKALLEVVTKAGSKLNETSKSNIVNLVEEEMLVSNDKMAIAYAKLIGSLSEILSSEEAAHILKDKVLDVSLEGNSGKFAILTVNSFLSDAPGHIFQESMVSHFVDYIISSINSSDVYFSDNGVIAAGKMLLLINETKSPKSKVECNSVLILSEENIAKLTNILSLAMIRPVSNSSDTRRLCLVVTRTVARFKFDVCVKPYLDILGPSVFACLRDPVIPIKLAAEKAYLAIFKLIEEPDMETFQGWFEQLSAGGTASVDTVANTTIQLRSIGDYTKRVGKRLANVERERIADGGDAETLYSDRFEDETEIWAVGGVELNPDAV from the coding sequence ATGCTTATTTGGGAGGAGGTGAACTTAACATTAGGTACGAGGGTCAATGCCTCGCAGGTGACTCAGAGAGTCCCTtatttggaaaagttgCAGATGCTGGTTCAAAGTGAAACTTTGGAAGCTGGTCAATTGAACTTTATATCCTCTATTTTACTAAAAACATATGCAACATACAATGATACCGCGTCTAAGAAAGTAGTTATGCTCATTTTTAAAGACATATTACGCTTGGAACCAagacttttcaaaatctaCCTACAGTTTATCATAGACCAGGTGTCCCCCCATGTTGGTGTAAAAGCTGTTGCTGGTTATCTAAATTTGTTGGAGTGGATTAATTCCTTCTTGGAGTTTGCTTCTCAAGATGAAACTACTCTCGAGTCACACGTCTCCAACTTCTTAGAAGCCCACTGTTTTATTACTGGTGGTGTGGAAGCTGTATTAGACAATCAAGAGTCAACGAAAAAATTAcacaagaaaagaaaccaGCACAATTCAAGGATTCGCCATAGTTTAATTCAGTCTACGAGGCGGTCCCTGGTATTTACTCTAGACAGAGAAAACGATACCTCTAAGACGATGGATACTATGTTGAACATTTTGCTAGATGAAAGCATCAAAGCGAAATTCCCACCTGCAGGTGTTGTGACTTATATTGGTGCACTTGTCCAGGCAGCATTACAACTGCTTCAAAAGAAACCTGCTCTATACAACTTgttacaagaaaaatacgTCGAGAAATACTGTGCCTTCATTGGGAAGGAAGTTATCATCGGAAAGGCTCCAGTTTCAACTGCCTGTTTAGAAAGCTCGCTTTCTCCATTTATTAAGGAGTTTATCAATGAAGAGCTATTCAAAACCTCATTCCTGCCAAACCTTGAGAAAGGTATTCTTAGAGCTCCAGAAAATGGTTTTAACATCGCTGCCGAGTTTTACAGTGCAGTGGATTTTGGTAAGATTGATATCttgaatatttttgtttcatCGAAACTGATGACTCAAACATTTTCCAACCTAAAAAGTTCCAAGGAACCTGTGAAAATGGCTGCTTTGAATTCGATTGTGGCGTTATTGTCGAATGCACCACCTCAAAAGCTGGCTGAACCagatttggagaaacttgttgatgaagtttTCAAGAATATCAAGGCGAACTTAAACGCAGAGTATAAATCACTGGCCTCGAAAATCCTTATCAAGGTGCCAGTCAACTctcaaacagtttcttccaAGCTAGTCACCGGTCTGTCCAATtatattttgaaggaatcGAATGAAGCTGCTTTGTCGTTATTGCTAGATGCATTTTTCACACATTACTTTTCTCTTCCTGACTTGATTGAGGAAATTAACAAAACCATCAAGGCTGGTCTAAATGAAAAGAAGGTTAATCTGAAAAAATTATGGATGATCTCATTTTTAAAACACTGCTCTCAGGCCTCAGCTGAACTGCTCGATGTTTTCTCAGAAAGCTTAATGGAATTCTTCTCTGAAACCATGAATAATCAAAATAAGCATGATCACAATAGCATTTTGGCATGTTCAGAGTACATTGATAGAGTCGAAACCCTAGCTATGGGAGAGCTAACTTCAAAGATACACGGTGTAATAGAAAATCTGCCAGCTGAATTTTATTATGGTGATTCCCATGTCAATGCCACTCTATCCACAATTTTGCCCTATAATGATCGTATTCATGCAGCTAAACTATTGAGGCGGGCATTCGAACGGAATCCCAAATTAGTCGGTTTAGGCGTCGTCAGATCGctcgaaaagaaaattcaGGTGAATAAATCAACTTTGACGGAACAGAATGTTGCTTTTAAGTTTAGTGCCCCAATTTTCAACGCTATTTCATGCCCCGTTAGCGATAAACTAGCTCAGCAAGAAGTTTTGGTGCAGTTGTTAATTATTTCACAATATCCATTCCAACTGAAAAATGGATGGGCTGGGCTGGTGCTCAATGCGGGAATGAACCCCTCTATGATCATTGCAGAGAATTCATCTCAGATAATGGAGCGTATTCTTGCTGTTACTAACGACAACAGTATGAATGGCACACCACTGTACGAATGTGTACTAAAGGCCGCGGCTTACTCATCATTTGTAAATCCTAAGGCAATGGCCCCATTACTGGTAAAGACCATTGAATCTGATCTAGCAACCAAAGACATTACCAAGTACACCACTACCGATCTGGAAATCTGGAAAGGGGAAGAAGGAACCATGGTCATTGATGTTGTAGATAAACAAACGGCCAGCAAACTGGCAGATAAAAACTCCAAGGACTACGAAACTCTAAAGTGGGAAGAAAGCataaaaaagaagcaaGCGATGAAGACTGCTAAGAAATATACCAAAGAACAACAGGTTCTGGTAAATgaacaattgaaaaaggaaTCGACCATAAGATCTGAAATATCAGCTGCAGTATCGAAAATCAAGCGTGGTATTCAGTTGATCAACTATTTGAGTAAAGACGCGCTCATGGTGGACAACGGTATACAGACATGGTTTCCAACTGCCATCACCAAATTATTAGAGTTGGCACAGATCGAACTATCTTCTAAGCTAGTGGATGGTGCAGTCAATGATGCATTCTTGAATGTCTCGTCTAATGTGTCTGACAGACTAGATAGTACTAGATTATTCATTGGTTTAGCAATTCTACGTGTCCATAAAGTGGCCAACATTTCAGAAAACTATATGCAAGAATCACTAACTGAACTTGTATCAAGAGTTTTGTTCAGAATAAAATTTGTTGCTAACCAAAATGCCCTAGATTCTATTAGCTTGACCTACTTGCTGCCTTTGTTGATCAACGTCTTACACGAGGGTATGGCAGTCGCCCTGAAGAACGCTAGTAAGCCTGTTCACAGAACAGAGTTTGTGGAAGAAGAcaaagaagaggaacaTTTGTTATTGGCTATGGAAATTATTTCAATTCACGCACAGGCGTTCCAGGATTCCTCAATTCCTAGAGTTCCCATTATTGGTGTTCTGCTCTCTTTGTTGGGGCTGGCTTCCAAGGCAAAATTTGCCAAGGATTGTTTCAACGCATTATGTCAAAGCATTTCAATATCCCCAACTAAGGACGATCTGGCTATCATATTATCGCATTTATTATCACCCAACCCCTTTGTCCGCGCCACTGTTTTGGAGACCTTGGACAATGAATTTGAACTTGAACCGTACATGAAATGGTCACCTGAGGTTTTCATCTGTAGGTTTGAATCGGATGCAGGTAACCGTGAATTGGCTGATTTTATTTGGGAGTTCAGTCACTTCACTGTCACTGAAGAACTGTTAAAGTCTTTGTTAAACTTCTTTGATAAGGATGATAGTGGCCTTCGTTTATTTGTTGCTAGAGCTTACGCCGCGGCCACATTTGCTCTGGAAAAGGAGGACAGTGCACTCCTGAAAAGCAGCATTGGTATGCTCATGGATTTTTACAAAGGGAAAGCCAAACCCTTGGAAGACGTTATCGATGAGTTCGGTTTGGTTACTATCAGTGCGTCCGACCGTAAAGATACGTGGCAGGATAGAAGTACAGCAGCCATTGCTTTGAAGGAACTAAGTGTCGGCTTGAAGGATGACACTGAAGATGTGGTAGATATTATCAAGTTTCTGATTCAGGATGGTCCTCTTGGTGACACTTCGGCTCTAGTTCGTCAAGAAATGAAGGAAGCAGGGATTGAAGTTATTGCTCTGCATGGAGCTGAAAAATCCGAGGAACTGATTCCGATTTTTGAACAATCCCTAACTTCTAAAACGTCTACGACTATCAAAGAAAATGTCATTATTTTGTATGGTACGTTAGCGAGGCATTTGCAAAAAGATGACCCGAGAATCCACACCATCGTTGATAGACTATTAGCTACGCTGGATACTCCGTCTTCAGAGGTCCAGCAGGCGGTTTCTGCTTGTATTTCTCCGTTGGTTTCTCAATTTAGGGATAATGTCGAAAGCCATATCAACGATTTGATGTCAAAACTTCTAGATCCTAACCTACCTACTAGTGTTAAAAAAGGTGCCGCGTGGGGTATTGCGGGTCTGGTGAAAGGTTACGGTATTCTGGCTTTGTCTGAGTTTGATATCATTCGTAATTTAATCGAAGCCGCTGAAGACAAGAAGGAACCCAAACGCCGTCAATCTGTTGCGTACTTATTCGAATATCTGTCGCTATCTCTAGAGGAGTACTTTGAACCCTACATCATTGAAATATTgccaaatattttgaagaatctTGGGGATTCTGTTCCAGAAGTCCGTGACGCAACAGCTCAAGCAACAAAGGTCATTATGGCCCATACTACCAGTTATGGTGTTACAAAATTGATTCCAGTGGCCATTTCAAACTTGGATGAAATTGCATGGCGGACGAAGAGGGGTTCTGTTGAACTGTTGGGTAATATGGCGTATTTGGATCCTACGCAACTTTCTGCATCTCTGTCAACCATTGTTCCTCAGATCGTTGGTGTCTTGAACGACTCACATAAAGAGGTTCGTAAGGCTGCAGACGAATCATTAAAACGTTTTGGTGAAGTTATCAGAAACCCTGAAATCCAACAAATGGTTCCAGTTCTTATCAAGGCCATTGGCGATCCTACGAAGTATACGGAAGATGCATTGGATGCGTTGATCCAGACCCAGTTTGTTCATTACATCGATGGGCCATCTTTGGCTTTGATCATCCATGTTATTCATCGTGGTATGCACGAAAGGTCAGCAAACACCAAGAGAAAGGCCTGTAAAATTGTCGGGAACATGGCTATTCTGGTAGATACAAAGGATTTATTGCCATATCTACAGCAATTGATAGATGAAGTAGAGATTGCTATGGTAGATCCTGTTCCAAATACCAGAGCCACAGCTGCTCGTGCACTTGGTGCTTTAGTGGAAAGATTAGGTGAAGAGCAATTCCCAGATTTGATTCCTCGTCTGTTGGATACTTTGAGTGACGAAACAAAAGCGGGTGATCGCTTGGGTTCCGCTCAAGCTTTGGCTGAAGTTATAAGTGGTTTAGGTTTGTCCAAGCTAGAAGAACTGTTGCCAACAATCTTAAGTGGGGTTTCCAGTTACCGCTCGTATGTTAGAGAAGGTTATGCGCCCTTGTTGTTATTTATCCCAATCTGCTTTGGTGCTCAATTTGCCCCATACATTAATCAAATTATTCAACCCATTCTGGCTGGCCTTGCTGACGTTGACGAAAATATTCGCGACACTGCGCTGAAAGCTGGTAAATTGCTTGTCAAGAATTACGCCTCCAAGGCTATTGACTTACTGTTACCTGAACTGGAGAGGGGTAtgtttgatgaaaatgagCGGATCCGTTTGTCTTCTGTTCAGCTAACAGGAGAATTGTTGTTCCAGGTTACTGGTatctcttcaagaaatgaATTTTCTGACGAAGATGGTGAGTATCACGGAGAAGTTTCAAACAAGATTGTTGACATCCTGGGTCAAGACCGCCGTGACAGAGTTTTGGCTGCCTTGTTTGTGTGCAGAAACGACTCGTCGGGTATTGTCCGTGCTTCTACTGTTGATATCTGGAAGGCGTTGGTGCCAAATACTCCTCGTGTTATCAGAGAGGTTCTCCCAACTTTGACTGTGATGATCGTCACTAACTTGGCGTCCTCGTCTAGCTCTTTGCGTAACATTGCTGCTCAGACACTAGGTGATATGGTCCGTCGTGTCGGTGGGAATGCTCTGTCTCAATTGCTACCTACTTTAGATGAGTCAGTGGCAGATGCCACCAATCCTGATTCCAGACAAGGTGTTTGTATCGCGCTGTATGAATTGATTGAATCTTCGAATACAGATGCCTTGGAAGAGTTCTTCCCAATCATTGTCAACATTATTCGTCAAACATTGATTGATAGTAGTAAGTCGGTCAGACAGGCGGCTGCAGCCTCCTTTGACGCATTCCAAACGGTTGCTGGTAAGGTTGCTATTGATGAGGTCATTCCTTACCTTTTGAACATGCTGGGTACTTCCGAAAAGTCGGAAAATGCTCTGTTGGGTCTTCAAGACATTATGTCCACAAAATCAGAAGTTATCTTCCCGGTTTTGATTCCAACCCTACTGGCTCCACCAATAGACTCGTTCAGAGCATCCGCCTTGGGGTCGTTAGCCGAAGTTGCTGGTTCAGCGCTGTACAAACGTTTGTCGGTTGTAGTAAACTCGTTAGTCGATGCCATCGTCTCTTCTACCTCTGAAGAAGAGCGTGAGTCTTTGAACAATGCTATGGACAAGGTATTCTTGTCGGttacagaagaagaagggtTGCATCCTCTGATGCAGCAGATAATGGCTTTGCTGAAGAACGAAAACATGGAAAAGCGTATTGCAGTTTTGGATCGCCTACCAAACTTCTTCGAaaaaacagttttgaatttggaCGTGTATGTTCCTGACTTTGTCAGTAATGCTATATTGTTTATGGATGACAAGGACCCAAGAGTTGTGAAGGGTAATTGTGATGCGTTGACTGTTTTGCTGAAGAAGCAAGACAAGGCTATGTTGGAGAGATTAGTTAAACCAGCTAAACAAAGCTTAGCGATGGTCGGAACTCCACGCAGTGACTTGGCCGCCTTTACCTTACCAAGAGGCCCCAACTGTGTTCTGCCAATCTTTTTGCATGGTTTGATGTATGGTTCGAATGATGAGCGTGAGGCCTCTGCTTTGGCGATTGCGGACGTTGTTTCCAAGACGCCTTCGGCTAATTTAAAACCGTTTGTTAGTGTCATCACAGGTCCTCTAATTCGTGTTGTTGGGGAAAGATTCAGCAGTGATATCAAGGCTGCTATTCTCTTTGCATTGAATATTCTGTTTATGAAGATCCCACAATTTTTGAGACCATTCATCCCTCAATTGCAAAGGACATTTGTGAAATCCTTATCTGATTCCACCAATGAAACCCTGCGTTTGCGTGCTGCTAAAGCACTGGGTACCTTGATTGAGTATCAACCTCGTGTTGATCCACTGGTAATTGAGTTGGTCAGTGGTACGAAGCAAACCTCTGATGAGGGTGTCAAAACAGCAATGTTGAAGGCCTTGCTGGAAGTTGTTACTAAAGCTGGTTCGAAGTTGAATGAAACATCGAAATCAAACATCGTCAACTtagttgaagaagaaatgctAGTGAGTAACGATAAGATGGCCATTGCATATGCTAAGTTAATTGGCTCTTTGTCTGAGATCTTATCCAGCGAAGAGGCAGCACACATTTTGAAGGACAAAGTCTTGGATGTTTCATTAGAGGGCAACTCGGGTAAGTTCGCCATTTTGACTGTAAACTCTTTCCTAAGCGATGCGCCAGGCCATATCTTCCAAGAATCAATGGTGAGTCACTTTGTTGATTACATCATTAGCTCGATCAACTCCTCTGACGTTTACTTCAGTGATAACGGTGTTATTGCTGCTGGTAAGATGCTGCTTCTGATTAACGAGACTAAGTCTCCGAAGTCGAAAGTGGAGTGCAATTCTGTCCTAATTCTTTCTGAGGAAAATATCGCAAAGTTGACCAACATTTTGTCTCTTGCGATGATCCGGCCAGTTAGCAACTCTAGTGATACTAGAAGACTATGTTTGGTAGTCACTAGAACTGTCGCAAGATTCAAATTTGATGTTTGTGTCAAGCCTTACTTGGACATTTTGGGCCCATCTGTGTTTGCTTGTCTGCGTGATCCCGTTATTCCAATCAAGCTTGCCGCAGAGAAGGCATATTTGGCCATATTCAAGCTGATTGAGGAGCCCGACATGGAGACATTCCAAGGGTGGTTTGAACAGTTATCTGCTGGTGGTACTGCCAGTGTTGATACTGTGGCTAACACCACGATTCAATTGAGGTCCATTGGTGACTACACGAAGAGGGTTGGTAAGAGACTAGCCAACgttgaaagagaaagaatCGCTGACGGTGGTGATGCGGAAACGTTGTACAGTGACAGGTTCGAGGATGAGACTGAGATCTGGGctgttggtggtgttgAACTAAACCCGGATGCTGTGTGA
- the DSD1 gene encoding D-serine ammonia-lyase DSD1 (similar to Saccharomyces cerevisiae YGL196W; ancestral locus Anc_8.156), whose product MSDLLSIYKGVHFKELPTPSFVINERKFNENCIMMLENVEELRSATGKNVKFRAHIKTHKTAKGTFKQLGVGLVNNPTDSILISTVKEAQGLLDYEDKTGKDYVKDICFSLPACIPEYLESLVALSKMVDHLRIFVDCKEHLDNLVKFGRPQETKKWSVFLKIDMGTRRAGVVCHSKEFRQTLSRLSDPEVLEVVQLYGIYAHAGHSYSLTSIIDSHKLLMDEIQAVNEAAVEIKKQLESLDVSKLVLSVGATPTSNSLRIRDEPLLIDFVQNKLIGTLEIHCGNYCLYDLQQLSTGCIKDYEIAGFVLGSVVSHYEERNEILTNTGVMALTRETSKYKGHGVCVKANEVLDSKPYNIDWYVDRVSQEHGILKPCEGSTTEHFALGTKIAILPQHACIVMAQFPYYFVVDDNGMVTDVWLPFQKW is encoded by the coding sequence ATGTCTGATTTGCTATCGATCTATAAGGGTGTGCATTTTAAAGAACTGCCTACACCTTCCTTTGTCATCAATGAGCGGAAATTCAATGAGAATTGCATCATGATGCTTGAAAACGTGGAGGAGTTAAGATCGGCCACTGGAAAAAATGTTAAATTTAGAGCACATATAAAGACACATAAGACCGCTAAAGGTACTTTCAAGCAATTAGGTGTCGGGCTGGTAAACAATCCCACAGACTCAATTCTTATCTCCACAGTCAAAGAAGCACAGGGGTTACTGGATTATGAAGATAAGACTGGTAAAGATTACGTAAAAGATATTTGCTTTAGTTTACCTGCGTGTATTCCAGAGTACTTGGAATCCTTAGTCGCCTTGTCGAAAATGGTAGACCATCTGAGGATATTTGTTGACTGCAAAGAGCACCTCGATAACCTAGTAAAGTTTGGTAGGCCTCAAGAGACTAAAAAGTGGTCCGTGTTCCTGAAAATAGATATGGGCACCCGTAGGGCAGGTGTCGTATGCCATTCGAAAGAGTTCCGTCAAACACTTTCTAGGTTGTCAGATCCGGAGGTCTTAGAAGTTGTTCAGTTGTATGGTATTTACGCACATGCCGGTCATAGTTATAGTTTGACCAGTATCATCGATTCCCACAAATTACTCATGGATGAAATCCAGGCTGTCAATgaagctgctgttgaaattAAGAAACAGCTCGAATCATTGGATGTTAGCAAGCTGGTCCTGTCTGTTGGTGCCACTCCAACATCAAATTCACTGAGGATCCGAGATGAGCCCCTTTTGATTGACTTCGTGCAGAATAAATTGATAGGAACATTAGAGATACATTGTGGTAACTACTGCCTGTACGATCTACAACAGCTCTCAACGGGTTGTATTAAAGATTATGAGATAGCGGGTTTTGTACTGGGATCTGTAGTCTCCCATTatgaagaaagaaacgaaaTTTTAACCAATACTGGCGTGATGGCACTTACGAGAGAGACCTCCAAATACAAGGGTCATGGTGTTTGTGTCAAAGCGAATGAGGTACTTGACAGTAAACCTTACAATATTGATTGGTATGTGGACCGTGTCTCGCAAGAACATGGGATTCTGAAACCGTGTGAGGGTTCGACTACGGAGCATTTCGCTTTGGGTACTAAAATCGCAATTCTACCACAACATGCCTGCATTGTCATGGCCCAGTTTCCGTACTATTTCGTTGTGGATGACAATGGGATGGTGACGGATGTATGGCTACCGTTTCAGAAATGGTGA